DNA sequence from the Littorina saxatilis isolate snail1 linkage group LG9, US_GU_Lsax_2.0, whole genome shotgun sequence genome:
CAGCAGTATTCTGCCTCGAATTGTGGTCGGTATCGTACATCATTAAAGGTGACTTCCTTCTCCTGTAGGTTCGCCAGCAGTATGCTGCCTCGAATTGTggtcggtatcgtatatcattaaaggTGATTTCCTTCTCCTGTAGGTTCGCCAGCAGTATGCTGCCTCGAATTGTGGTCTTTTTCAACTGTGGCATCTTCATCGTCATGGTAGTCCACCTGTTGATGGTACAAGGCTGCATCGAGCGTCGCAGGAGACAGCAAATGTCGCGACCAAGCTTCGATCACCTTCACTCCTCTCGGCTTAAGTCTTTATTTAGCTGGCTTACCCCACATGCGAAGACGGAAACTGTGCCAACGGAGTCCATAGACACGAAGGAAAACATGGAGGAGTGCTTTGACTGGGCCCAAATCGCCATTGTCGTCGATTCGCCTTCAGCATTAAAACGAGAGGTGTTGGATATGTCGTGGATGGCTGATGCCCAAGGTAAGATTATATATGCACTTGTTGGTTCAGCCGGTTTTCGTGGAGTTAGATGTGCTGTAATGCTTGCACGATGGTTAATTGGTTAATGGCATGGTCACTTTCAaaatgtgtgcgcgcgcgcgtatgtgtgtgtgggtgtgtgtgtgtgcgtgcgtgcgtgcgtgtgtgtgtgtgtatgtttgtgtgtatgtgtgtgcgtgtgtacttgcttacgtgcgtgtgtgctggtgtctgtctatctgtgtgtgtatgtttttgtgggtggggtgggtagaggggggggggggggtgaataaGCGTATGAACGTTTGCTTTACTTCGAATTTATAGCACCGGTTGATTTGTAAAGCAAACCATACTAAGAGAGTCGTCTTTTGTGATGCATTAATAGTATTTCTATTTTAGCTCGTCACATTTTCCGActcaaaaaaaacacaataaataaCCGGCTcccgtggcgcagtggttagcgcatcgggctgcgggccggggggtcgtgggttcgaatcccatcagtcATGTGGGGTTTTCGGCATGTGGCCGGCTCCGATCCAGAGTGGAATTGCTGTGATTTCAATGAGAAGCCGACtgtcattcacttcacgaatgcgACTTTTAGGGTGCCCAGGTCGTGCTAACTAGCAACTACCTGACCAAAACTGCAGGTgcagcagttctcgggcctggttgacgccagggtATATTATGaaagtaagcgtagagtgctgccctgttaTGTTGTCTCAACCCGTAATGAAAATCCATGGCATCATTGctatcatcatcttcatctcaTTGATCATCAAAAtaattttaaacaagtcgcgtaaggcgaaaatacaacatttagtcaagctcagtcgaactcacagaatgaaactgaacgcattgcattttttccgcaagaccgtacactcgtagcatcgtctgtccaccggtcgtggcaaaggcagtgaaattaacaatccagaaaagcgcggtagcgctTGCGccgaggaggatagcacgcttttctatatctctattctttttacatttagtcaagttttgactaaatgttttaacgtagaagggggaatcgagacgagggtcgtggtgtatgtgcgtgtgtgtgtgtgtctgtgtgtgtgtgtagagcgattcagactacactactggatcgatcgttatgaaatttgacatgagagttcctgggtacgatatccccggacgtttttttctttttttcgataaatgtctttgatgacgtcatatccggcttttcgtgaaagttgaggcggcactgtcacactctcatttttcaaccaaattggttgaaattttggtcaagtaattttcgacgaagcccggacttcggtattgcatttcagcttggtggcttaaaaattaattaatgactttggtcattaaaaatctgaaaattgtaaaaaaaaaattttttataaaacgatctaaatttatgtttatcttattctccatcattttctgattccaaaaacatataaatatgttatatttagattaaaaacaagctctgaaaattaaaaatataaaaattattatcaaaattaaattttcgaaatcaatttaaaaacactttatcttattccttgtcggttcctgattccaaaaacatatagatatgatatgtttggattgaaaacacgctcagaaagttaaaacgaagagaggtacagaaaagcgtgctatccttctcagcgcaactactaccccgctcttcttgtcaatttcactgcctttgccatgagctatggactgacgatgctacgagtatacggtcttgctgcgttgcattgcgttcagtttcattctgtgagttcgacagctacttgactaaatgttgtattttcgccttacgcgacttgtttttacttccagtaaaaatctcgtacacaaaaatgggatgcgggcgaagggataatgccaataagtgatctcgcgcacacgaatgtcgcgctaccctccttccaccccttccaccaccaagactaacaggggacaagggagtaaaaatttcgtacacctggcatgggaagttaaattgcttgtgtttgggtgaagtaatttattcgttatttattcgtcaggggagtaacatttttgtacgaaatgtttactcggaactcacctgtcttgggaagtaattttctcgtgaaatgggggagtgcttttttcgtaaagggagtaactttttcgtacgaaatgtttactccggagtaaaaatctcgtgggagtaattttctcgtgttacaccggcactgGTACACAAACGGGTAGCGCAGCACTgtgtggcagctcgctttcccaagGCAGAAAGCAGCCTGAATGCCAATGACACACAggactatatatatatgacaaaaacttcgaaagagagaatgcttactgtcctacaggctaaatatttcgcctcctatggacatgatatgggttatatgataattcgAGATTTTACGCCCTCGCTTTTGATgaaatacacaagtgtatgcgtgttttagtggtatcagccatctgcacttatggcagaatgaccgaggtcttttacgtgccattgtggtgacacggggcttattatggcttccgtctctgggtcttcacataaagttgacccgtgtccgtcccggcccgaattccaTCCTGctacctttcgatcacaagtccagtgttctaccaactgagctaccccccccccccccaacattaCCTTCCCTTACCTTCAGCTAACTAATGAACACCCCTTGCAGAGATCGTAACCGTATCAGCGCGCTTTAACCATGCCGCTCTGGATGTCATGCATTTGAAACATCagcgggcggggacgtagctcagttggtagcgcgctggctttgtagccagttggtcgctatcagcgtgggttcgatcgccacgttcggcgagagatttatttctcggagtcaactttgtgcagactctcttcggtgtccgaacacccccgtgtgcacacatgcgcacgaaaacgatcccacgttcacagcgaaagtctcagggcttggaaaacacgaagacacgcatgcatcatctctcatctctgattatcatgatcacatttcgatactttgacgagacaaacccaatgctggtgtgtcgaagaagatagccacagcgggcttgttcgaatcaaagtatcacaccatatcttcagcgtattaccaatacctgtcccaatatagaccagttggtctaagaggacgttaaaccctaatagtcagtcagaaACATCAGCTATGTTTGAAttccggccgcgcctggtgggtgaaGGGTTGAGATGTGTCGGATCTCCCAGgccaactaatgtgcagacccgCCAGTGGTTTATTTCTCTgcgtgtatacacgcaagcacaagacccacggaaaagatcctgcaatccgTGTCAGAGTTCGGCGggatatagaaacacgaaaatacccagtatCCTTTCCCCTGAacagcggggtaaaaacagtcgtacacttaaaagaccgtgggagttttagcccatgaacaaaagagaaaacaatCAGCTCCTGCTTGTTCCTCTGCACCAGCACCGACGGAGGTCAGACTGGGAGTCCTCTAGTCTGGGTGAGGAGACGGGCACACAAGGCAAGAAACTCTATCCTAGCTACATCAGTACGGCCCAAGGCGGGGATATCTGTGTctccttaaaaaaaacaatttaagCTGGTTTATTACTTTTAACACGCCGCTTCAGTTTTAAGCGTAGCGTGGGCTGGTAGACCGACCACTCTGATGTCAGATTCTCCTTCGTGTGCAGATGATAAGGACGGCAGTTTCAGCCTCCGCGGCTCCCTTGCCGATAACAAGCCTACCCCGAGCCCCGGCGCCAGCGATGAGGAGGCCAGCAGCTCCACAATAGCGAATGAGCCTTCGCTGCTGTCCATGTCGGATGCGGAGAGCGGGAACAAGGAGCGACACAGTACCTCGGGCCGCGACGGGATATGGGTCGGCAAGACCTTCAAGCAATGGCGCACGGCGCGCCGCCAAAATGCGAGCGTGATGGTCATGGCCTGGTCCTCTATGGTCAACCTGCTGGTCAGCGCCTCTAAGCCGGCCTCCCAACCAACTTCGGCCTCCCCAAAATTTTTAGCCGTTTACGAGGCCGCCCGCAATCTCTCGAAACAGAAGAAGATCTCAACGATCCAAACGGAGAGCCAGACCTCCAGACACCAAACGGCGAGGCAGACCTCCAGACACCAAACGGAGAGCCAGACCTCCAAACACCAAAAGGAGAGCCAGACCTCCGGACACCAAACGGCGAGGCAGACCTCCAGACACCAAACGGAGAGCCAGACCTCCAGACACCAAACGGAGAGCCAGACCTCCTCACACCAAACGGAGAGCCAGACCTCCAGACACCAAACGGAGAGCCAGACCTCCGGACACCAAAAGGAGAGCCAGACCTCCTCACACCAAAAGGAGAGCCAGACCTCCTCACACCAAACGGAGAGCCAGACCTCCAGACACCAAAAGGAGAGCCAGACCTCCTCACACCAAAAGGAGAGCCAGACCTCCTCACACCAAACGGAGAGCCAGACCTCCAGACACCAAACGGAGAGCCAAACCTCCGGACACCAAAAGGGCGTGGCAGCCACGAAAGGCGAGGCGAGCTTCAGCAAAAATGCCTCGGCTAAAAAGAGCAAGACTGACCAGAAGGTCAAGGCAACGAAAGACAACAGGAAGAGAAAAGTGCAAAAGGTCAGCTCCGATGTGGCAGGCAGGGCCATACAGccaaagaagacaaaaaagaagGTTCCAGTCAGGGTGAAGAAGACAGGCAAGTCAGTGAATGTTCCAGTCATGGTAAAGACGACAGGCGAGTCAGAGTATTCGGAGGGCAGGGGAGGGCTGATGGATGAGACAAGCAGTATGTATTCCTTACGGATGGTCAAAACCTCCGAACAACTGCCCGACACAAgcagtttttacgccctcaagGTCAGGCATAACAGAgtttctcttttttacatttattcaagttatgactaaatgtttaacatagaggggggaatcgagacgagggtcgtggtgtatgtgtgtgtgtgtgtgtgtgtgtgtgtgtgtgtgtgtgtgtgtgtgtgtgtgtgtgtgtgtagagcgattcagagtaaactactggaccgatctttatgaaattttacatgagagttcctgggtatgatatccccagacgtttggttttttcattttttcgataaatgtcttttatgacgtcatatccggttttttgtaaaggttgaggcggcactgtcacaccttcatttttcaatcaaattgattgaaatgttggacaagcaatcttcgacgaaggccggacttcagtattgcatttgagcatgtaggcttaaaaattaattaatgactttggtcattaaaaagcTGAAAATTGTATacgtaattaaaattatttttttataaaacgatccaaaattacttttattttattcttcatcatgttctgattctaaaaacatataaatatgttatactcggattaaaaacaagctctgaaaattaaaaatatcaaaaattatgattaaaattaaatttccgaaatcgttttaaaaacaatttcatcttattccttgtcggttcctgattccaaaaacatatagatatgatatgtttggattaaaaacacgctcagaaagttaaaacgaagagaggtacagtaaagcgtgctatgcagcacagcgcaaccgctaccgcgctaaacatgtacaggctcgtcactttcactgccttttgcactagcggcggactacggtcattgtgaaaaaatgcagtccgttcagtttcattctgtgagttccacagcttgactaaatgtagtaatttcgccttacgcgacttctttcttcttttcttctttctagcactgtctgtctccgttgaTCTGTCTATCTTTGTTGATGCACTGTCTGTCCTGCCTgcttgtctctgtttctgtgtccccagctgtctgtctgtctgtctgtcaattcgtccgtccgtccatccgtccgtccgtccgttcatTCGTTTATCCCTCCctatgtctttctgtctttctgtccgtctatctgcccgtctgtctgtctgtctgtctgtctgtctgtctgtctgtctgtctgtctgtctgtctgtctgtctgtctgttattaCTCGTTtccttgtgtctgtctttcattTTTCCGTTCCTTattccctccctctttctcttatATCTTTTGCTTTTGTTCGTTTCTGTTGGTACATTTAGTCCATTTTCGAcaatgttttcagatagactgggaatcgagccGTGGTCAGATTGTGAGTGATTGTAGGGTAAATCCCAGGAAACTACCAGACAGATTATTATAAAACTGTACATGTGACTTCTTGCTGATTATATCCCGACACGggttttgactcacctgagtaatcaggGAGTCTAAGTCATGAGCAGTGTCCGTCCGTATGGGCAGCCAACCGACCGTCCTTCcgtgaaaaacaacaacaccttaACATTGAGGTTTTATGAGATTTTTCAAACTAGAGTCTCCAAATTTCACACGCTGGCAGGTTTTGATGATCTCCAGACTTCGTTTTCCAGGTCAGATCCTGGACAGATTTATCACTACGGAAATGATCCCCTGAGCTATCAAAACAATCAAATAAGTCAATGACTTTACAAGGTTATgctgtcattgtttgatttgagGAACATAGTGAATGATGTATTTTAGTCCCGGCCAGGGTCATGCTgtgatgtcatagtgtcagaaatgaggtcGCTGAAGTGTCTTAGTAACCTTAGTTGGTTTTGAACAGACCAGTACCAATGGAGCCAGCTTAGCTGCAAGGGCCAGAAAAAGGGAATTACTAtgtttgttgtgtctttttatatttagtcaagttttgactaaatattttaacatcgagggggaatcgaaacgagggtcgtggtgtatgtgcgtgtgtgtgtgtgtgtgtgtgtgtctgtctgtgtgtgtgtgtgtgtgtgtagagcgattcagactaaactactggaccgatctttatgaaatttgacatgagagttcctgggtatgaaatccccgaacgtttttttcatttttttgataaatgtctctgatgacgtcatatccggcttttcgtgaaagttgaggcggcactgtcacgccctcatttttcaaccaaattggttgaaattttggtcaagtaatcttcgacgaagcccggacttcggtattgcatttcagcttggtggcttaaaaattaattgatgactttggtcattaaaaatcggaaaattgtaaaaaaaaataaaaaatttataaaacgatccaaatttacgtttatcttattctccatcatttgctgattccaaaaacatataaatatgttatatttggattaaaaacaagctctgaaaattaaatatataaaaattattatcaaaattaaattgtcgaaatcaatttaaaaacactttcatcttattccttgtcggttccggttcctgattccaaaaacatatagatatgatatgtttggattaaaaacacgctcagaaagttaaaacaaagagaggtacagaaaagcgtgctatccttcttagcgcaactactaccccgctcttcttgtcaatttcactgcctttgccatgagcggtggactgacgatgctacgagtatacggcatggctgaaaaatggcattgcgttgtgagttcgacagctacttgactaaatattgtattttcgccttacgcgacttgtttccttctCTTTTACAAATTTAAGAGGATGTTCAGTTTGAGGCCATTGGTGGTTTTGgcgggagaggggggaggcAAGTTTGTATCTGTGGGATAGTCTTTGGGTTGGATAACTGTAAACGGATTGATACAAGTCACAATTAAATTAATTGCATCATAtactttatcattttctgaatccaaaaagatatgttatgtttactctaaaaaaaaattgttaaaaatGCTCAAAATTAAAGAAATTAGGTCGTATATTTGCAAATTCATACAAATTAGGTCATATATTTGCATGCATCGCGGAGACCGGTGCGAGACGTCTTGGTCTTcgggtttcggctagccaagaCTTATTAATCTCAGTAATGAGGGACCCCTTATTTTCGATGTCCACCGTTTAGATTCagattaaatgttttaatatcgcttcacgcgacttgttcttctcttcctttttatatttagtcaagttttgactaaatattttaacatcgagggggaatcgaaacgagggtcgtggtgtatgtgcgtatgtgtgtgcgtgcgtgtgtgtgtgtagagcgattcagagtaaactactggaccgatcttcatgaaattgtttatgagagttcctgggtatgatatccccagaggttttatttcattttttcgataaatgtctttgatgacgtcttatccggcattttgtaaaagttgaggcggcactgtcacaccctcatttttcaatcaaattgattgaaattttggccaagcaatcttcaacaaaggccgga
Encoded proteins:
- the LOC138977099 gene encoding immunoglobulin A1 protease autotransporter-like, giving the protein MENDSAIFDTPGSNSENPYAPSDISVWNGSDVLTLLREVEVGLNQRPPEPLPSTLQVGGVLSNGLLACLFIVCLNQSSTASRLYGVFAVVSFVQSAVTIPLAMRSLPGVTHENWTETECKASRGVLIYFVNLYTFLIIMANWCRMRRALMPCSVHGAHLYVKGAYLAAIAAIISFPSVAVFGNRTKLLGPQAIEIECTISKEFASSMLPRIVVFFNCGIFIVMVVHLLMVQGCIERRRRQQMSRPSFDHLHSSRLKSLFSWLTPHAKTETVPTESIDTKENMEECFDWAQIAIVVDSPSALKREVLDMSWMADAQDDKDGSFSLRGSLADNKPTPSPGASDEEASSSTIANEPSLLSMSDAESGNKERHSTSGRDGIWVGKTFKQWRTARRQNASVMVMAWSSMVNLLVSASKPASQPTSASPKFLAVYEAARNLSKQKKISTIQTESQTSRHQTARQTSRHQTESQTSKHQKESQTSGHQTARQTSRHQTESQTSRHQTESQTSSHQTESQTSRHQTESQTSGHQKESQTSSHQKESQTSSHQTESQTSRHQKESQTSSHQKESQTSSHQTESQTSRHQTESQTSGHQKGVAATKGEASFSKNASAKKSKTDQKVKATKDNRKRKVQKVSSDVAGRAIQPKKTKKKVPVRVKKTGKSVNVPVMVKTTGESEYSEGRGGLMDETSSMYSLRMVKTSEQLPDTSSFYALKIGPSIRSRFSAMEIQVTQGLKNAADTILCLSLCFVALCLPYHLLALAEVFAFIPFYGYHNVQFVFKTMARYSVLAAPVAFMTLIFGVNKIIAKELASRGLFCFRLFYAGLCTRKPASPEFV